The Drosophila teissieri strain GT53w chromosome X, Prin_Dtei_1.1, whole genome shotgun sequence genome has a segment encoding these proteins:
- the LOC122623795 gene encoding ataxin-8: protein MEMQQLPRQQQQQQQQQGQQSHFGASEDEDLEQKQQQPHNQSQKTQHQQQQQQQQQEEHLKDAEMMTDKPSEKQQQQQEHYQQKQSEDLDMELTDDQGVDDGENEHDDDDEDDEDEDDDGTIVEDSDATSCSSCRRAELEDIQQEQQTSSSPQKEREGVT from the coding sequence ATGGAGATGCAGCAGTTGCcccgccagcagcaacaacagcagcagcagcaggggcagcagtcGCATTTCGGGGCATCAGAGGATGAGGATCTAgagcagaaacagcaacaaccacataACCAATCACAGAAAACacagcaccaacaacagcagcagcaacaacaacaggaagAACATCTCAAGGATGCGGAAATGATGACCGATAAGCCGAGCgagaagcaacaacagcagcaagaacATTACCAACAAAAGCAATCCGAAGATTTGGATATGGAACTTACCGACGATCAGGGTGTAGACGATGGGGAGAATGAacatgacgacgacgacgaagacgacgaggacgaggacgacgatggCACCATCGTGGAGGACAGCGATGccaccagctgcagcagttgtcGCCGCGCCGAACTGGAGGATATTCAGCAGGAACAGCAAACGTCTTCTTCTCCCCAAAAAGAGCGGGAAGGTGTCACCTAG
- the LOC122623796 gene encoding dynein light chain 1, cytoplasmic, translating into MSDRKAVIKNADMSEEMQQDAVDCATQALEKYNIEKDIAAYIKKEFDKKYNPTWHCIVGRNFGSYVTHETRHFIYFYLGQVAILLFKSG; encoded by the exons ATGTCTGATCGCAAGGCCGTGATTAAAAATGCCGACATGAGCGAGGAGATGCAGCAGGATGCCGTCGATTGTGCGACACAGGCCCTCGAGAAGTACAACATTGAAAAG GACATTGCGGCCTACATCAAGAAGGAGTTTGACAAAAAATACAATCCCACATGGCATTGCATTGTCGGTCGCAACTTTGGATCGTATGTCACCCACGAGACGCGCCACTTTATCTACTTCTATTTGGGCCAGGTGGCCATTTTACTGTTTAAGAGCGGTTAA
- the LOC122623864 gene encoding uncharacterized protein LOC122623864 — MLPANNRSSTSSTHTNTNANTTNTTTNRCLIKSAIERTVVRLRETAATSGTFQDSDAPFVEFDVINYYADDSGRTAATATASVTPRQQLSSSRHGGSNNNNNNSNGNNNSSSGCHPALDASSGVVVVAPAAVGGAQEEEEPESSSIPIPELEVTEMEAEAEEMVVDVEGGSPAKPLNPKKQRINSATTTTTTTTNTNRSRGGGGAAQSRLRRSAAIVPARSIPESCSSSNSNSSSSSNSNSSSSSASGSTASTGNPSPCSSLGVNMRVTGQCSQGGRKYMEDQFSVAYQESPLTHELEYAFFGIYDGHGGPEAALFAKEHLMLEIVKQKQFWSDHDEDVLRAIREGYIATHFAMWREQEKWPRTANGHLSTAGTTATVAFMRREKIYIGHVGDSGIVLGYQNKGERNWRARPLTTDHKPESLAEKTRIQRAGGNVAIKSGVPRVVWNRPRDPMHRGPIRRRTLVDDIPFLAVARSLGDLWSYNSRFKEFVVSPDPDVKVVKIDPSTFRCLIFGTDGLWNVVTAQEAVDSVRKEHLIGEILNEQDVMNPSKALVDQALKTWAAKKMRADNTSVVTVILTPAANNNTPTTPARSQSAMARDTDLEVELLLEEDDEELPPLDVENNYPDFIIEEDEYVLDQPYSALAKRHSPPEAFRDFDYFGLDEDELEEDEETVEEEEEEEEEIKSVGLLQQSLFSPRKAWRKSTINNSWSGITEPEPDPEPDRINVSALDLYSHTSIDKCAIYGSSIAQPAISPAEAAENRELSELEQHLESSYSFAESYNSLLNEQEEQEARSRSAAAAAAAQAEAAAQQATAHSASVVVDRSMLEIIQEQQHYQQQEGYSLTQLETRRERERLTESWPQQPAELLELDALLQQERAEEEQVALEQQQQQQQQREQQMEVEAISSSEQHEFAFPVTAAATEWSAPLTEGEEEEEGESESRVIDIEMQHEQELQDNEVSSTLPATPTHVEPEQIAEKMKPIKVQEMLTKVDKPLPKQEKKLPKKQEAKQEQGRVAVLDTVADIRKEDAHAVHYIFERIQKLQDSEASPVAVANTSMADALPAESGGLGGSMSAPRIRQMRRYRNVPNENHQHMQTRRRQIFKHVKPKSFIQSSAAAIVAYGDSSETVGGTAGASGNPGAGRVGGGGGSAGGASNPAAAANRRRSVNVVANASGNGAGNVVPSSSMMMTRRSHSSTASGAVNKRQLRSSLCSLGLGLGAGVGVGVGLGLDMTKRTLRTRNVPASSGGSATPTSNSSPASGGSSPAGFTSPANPVITSRGNGGTPGSGARRLKRSHEDREQRRSLRRSTLSGSASGSGLVGSASASNAKPNRLQACNGAISARPPPSPKKLNAAVPTLAIGTRAYTAALAAAADHLNKRWSLRSSSGNSGNLITAISCYSARSRAAAAAAGAAGSPGTGGGAAGPGGASLTASTVGTRRR, encoded by the exons ATGTTGCCCGCCAATAACAGGAGCAGCACCAGTAGCACCCATACCAACACAAATGCCAACACTACCAATACCACTACCAACAGATGCCTCATCAAGTCGGCCATCGAAAGAACGGTAGTTCGTTTGCGGGAGACGGCTGCGACTAGCGGTACTTTCCAGGACTCAGATGCGCCGTTCGTGGAATTCGATGTTATTAACTATTATGCGGACGATAGCGGCagaactgcagcaacagccacagcctCCGTTACTCCGCGACAGCAGTTGTCCTCTTCTCGCCACGGCGGtagtaacaataacaataataacagcaacggcaacaacaacagcagcagtgggtGCCATCCAGCATTGGATGCCAGCagtggtgttgttgttgttgcaccgGCAGCGGTAGGAGGAGCacaggaagaggaagagccGGAGAGTAGCAGCATTCCCATTCCCGAGCTGGAAGTAACCGAGATGGAAGCAGAAGCCGAGGAAATGGTCGTCGATGTGGAGGGAGGATCACCAGCCAAGCCTTTAAATCCAAAGAAACAACGTATAAactcagcaacaacaacaacaacaacaactacaaacaCAAACCGCTCGAGGGGCGGTGGGGGAGCGGCACAAAGTCGATTGCGCCGGTCGGCGGCCATCGTTCCAGCGCGATCGATTCCAGAGAGCTGTTCCAGCAGCAATTCCAATTCGAGCAGCAGCTCCAACAGCAATTCCAGTTCCAGCTCCGCCAGTGGAAGTACCGCTTCCACCGGCAATCCGTCGCCCTGCTCCTCCCTGGGCGTCAATATGCGCGTAACTGGACAATGCAGCCAGGGCGGCCGGAAGTACATGGAGGATCAGTTCTCGGTGGCCTACCAGGAATCACCGCTCACCCACGAACTGGAATACGCATTTTTTGGCATCTACGACGGACACGGCGGTCCCGAGGCCGCGCTCTTCGCCAAGGAGCACCTCATGCTCGAGATCGTCAAGCAGAAGCAGTTCTGGTCCGATCACGATGAGGATGTCCTGCGGGCCATACGCGAAGGATACATCGCCACACATTTTGCCATGTGGCGGGAACAAG AGAAATGGCCCCGAACTGCCAATGGGCACCTGAGCACCGCCGGCACCACTGCCACAGTGGCCTTCATGCGTCGCGAGAAGATCTACATCGGTCATGTGGGTGACTCTGGGATCGTTTTGGGTTACCAGAACAAAGGCGAACGCAACTGGCGCGCGCGTCCACTGACCACGGACCACAAGCCGGAGTCACTGGCAGAGAAGACGAGGATCCAGCGAGCCGGTGGCAATGTGGCCATCAAATCGGGTGTTCCGCGTGTGGTGTGGAACCGACCCAGGGATCCAATGCATCGCGGTCCCATTCGCCGCAGAACCCTGGTGGATGACATACCCTTTCTGGCAGTGGCTCGTTCTTTGGGCGATCTCTGGAGCTACAATTCCCGCTTCAAGGAGTTTGTTGTGAGTCCCGATCCGGATGTCAAAGTGGTCAAGATCGATCCCAGTACCTTTAG ATGTCTAATCTTCGGCACCGATGGCCTGTGGAATGTGGTGACCGCCCAGGAAGCGGTGGACAGTGTGCGCAAGGAGCATCTAATCGGCGAGATACTCAACGAACAGGACGTGATGAATCCCAGCAAGGCGCTGGTGGATCAGGCCCTCAAAACCTGGGCCGCCAAGAAGATGCGGGCGGACAACACGTCCGTTGTGACTGTGATACTAACACCAGCGGCCAACAATAACACGCCCACAACGCCAGCACGCTCCCAATCCGCGATGGCACGCGACACCGACCTGGaggtggagctgctgctggaggaggacgacgaggagctgCCGCCACTGGATGTGGAGAATAACTACCCCGACTTCATCATCGAGGAGGATGAGTATGTGCTGGACCAGCCGTACAGTGCCTTGGCCAAGCGGCATTCGCCTCCGGAAGCCTTCCGCGACTTCGACTACTTCGGTTTGGACGAGGACGAGCTGGAGGAAGACGAGGAAACGGTggaagaagaggaggaggaggaggaggaaatcAAATCGGTGGGTCTTCTGCAGCAGAGTTTGTTCAGTCCCAGAAAAGCGTGGCGCAAGTCAACCATCAACAACTCGTGGAGTGGCATCACCGAACCGGAACCCGATCCCGAACCAGATCGAATCAATGTCTCCGCATTGGACCTGTACTCCCACACCAGCATTGACAAGTGCGCCATTTATGGCAGCAGCATAGCCCAGCCAGCAATAAGTCCAGCGGAAGCGGCTGAAAATCGAGAGCTCAGCGAGTTGGAGCAGCATCTGGAGAGCAGCTACAGTTTCGCCGAGTCGTACAACTCGCTGTTGAACGAGCAGGAGGAACAGGAGGCACGCTCTCgttcagcagcagctgcagccgccgcacaagcagaagcagcagcccAACAAGCCACGGCTCATTCCGCATCCGTTGTGGTGGACCGCAGCATGTTGGAGATCatccaggagcagcagcactaTCAGCAGCAAGAGGGTTACTCGCTGACCCAACTGGAGACCAGGCGCGAGAGGGAGCGGCTGACCGAATCGTGGCCACAACAGCCGGCGGAGCTGCTCGAGCTGGATGctctgctgcagcaggagcgtgccgaggaggagcaggtagccctggagcagcagcagcagcagcagcagcagcgcgaGCAGCAAATGGAGGTGGAGGCCATAAGTAGTTCGGAACAGCACGAGTTTGCTTTCCCAGTGACCGCAGCCGCCACCGAGTGGAGTGCTCCGTTAACAGaaggggaggaggaggaggagggggagtCGGAGTCCAGAGTAATAGACATAGAAATGCAACACGAACAGGAGTTGCAGGACAATGAAGTGAGCTCCACGTTGCCCGCCACACCAACTCATGTGGAGCCCGAGCAGATTGCGGAGAAGATGAAGCCCATTAAGGTTCAGGAAATGCTGACCAAGGTGGATAAACCTCTGCCCAAGCAGGAGAAGAAGCTGCCGAAGAAGCAGGAGGCCAAACAGGAACAAGGACGCGTTGCTGTGCTGGATACAGTGGCCGACATCCGCAAAGAGGATGCCCATGCGGTGCACTACATATTCGAGCGCATTCAAAAGTTGCAGGACTCGGAGGCCTCGCCCGTAGCCGTGGCGAATACGTCGATGGCTGACGCTCTGCCCGCTGAGTCTGGTGGACTGGGAGGATCTATGTCCGCCCCGCGAATCCGCCAAATGCGACGCTATCGCAACGTGCCCAATGAGAACCATCAGCACATGCAGACGCGTCGCCGCCAGATATTCAAACATGTCAAGCCCAAGTCCTTCATACAATCCAGTGCTGCGGCCATTGTGGCCTATGGAGACAGCAGTGAAACGGTCGGCGGCACAGCCGGAGCATCTGGCAATCCTGGAGCTGGGCGTgtaggcggcggcggaggatcGGCCGGTGGTGCCAGCAatccggcggcggcggccaatCGTCGACGGAGCGTCAATGTGGTGGCCAATGCGAGTGGAAACGGCGCTGGCAATGTTGTGCCCAGCAGTTCGATGATGATGACCCGTCGCAGTCACAGCTCGACGGCCAGCGGTGCCGTGAACAAGAGGCAGCTGCGCAGCAGTCTCTGCAGCTTGGGCCTGGGCCTGGGTGCCGGTGTGGGTGTCGGTGTGGGCCTGGGTCTGGACATGACCAAGCGCACGCTGAGGACAAGGAATGTACCCGCCTCGTCGGGCGgatcggccacgcccactagcAATTCGTCACCAGCCAGCGGAGGCAGCAGTCCAGCCGGCTTCACCAGCCCAGCCAATCCGGTCATCACGTCCAGGGGAAACGGCGGTACGCCCGGCTCGGGCGCCAGGCGCCTGAAGCGCAGTCACGAGGATCGGGAGCAAAGGAGGAGCTTGCGGCGCAGCACACTGAGTGGCAGTGCCAGCGGCAGTGGACTGGTGGGCAGTGCATCCGCCTCGAATGCGAAACCAAATCGCCTGCAGGCCTGCAATGGAGCCATCTCGGCGCGTCCGCCGCCCTCGCCGAAAAAACTGAATGCAGCCGTGCCCACGCTGGCGATTGGAACGCGTGCGTATACGGCGgccttggcggcggcggcggatcACCTGAACAAGCGGTGGTCGTtgcgcagcagcagtggcaattCCGGCAATCTGATAACAGCCATCAGTTGCTACAGTGCCAGGAGCAGagcggcggctgcggcggcgggAGCAGCTGGATCACCGGGAACTGGAGGCGGAGCAGCGGGACCAGGAGGAGCATCTTTGACCGCATCCACAGTCGGCACGCGGAGGCGCTAG